The Gossypium arboreum isolate Shixiya-1 chromosome 4, ASM2569848v2, whole genome shotgun sequence DNA segment TCAATTAAACCAAAAGCTAAATGCGTGGGAGCAATTGCATCCACCAACCTGCCTAGACCTAATCTTACCAATTCAACTCTGTTTTTCTTCCaagtcaatatatatataaattcaaagCAATACTCtggttttcttcttttttccaCACATACAGCCATGCTGTAGGGTGCTCTACTTTTAATAATAAGCACTAACTTCTACAATATAATAATCTTTAGAAATAAGATTTTCTAACtatttttctaataaatataatagtatGAACGCATAGACTACTCAATTTTGAAAACAACCAATTTctaatttaaccattttttttttttaaaagatgaATTAATATGATGACTTCCAAAGAATGTCATTTTTTGAAGCACCTAAGGATAATTTccgtataaaaattaatataaatttcacACGATAATAAGAGAGCAGGTAGAGTTCTGAtgtttttaaaatgatgaaattttaatataatttatttaaataatgtaaTTATTGTAAATTAATACTTAACCCTTGaaaacaaattaatttaattcttaaattATTTATGGATATACTTTGTAAATTATAACTTAAAATTGGACGTCATAATCCACATAAAACATGTTTTTGCTACCTACTATGTCTACATACATGATTAGATGAtgaatagaaaaattaaataaataaattttctctTTCTCATATAGAAAACCACATACTTACTATGAATGGCATAGCGAAAAACATGGTCCACTCACACGACACACTGCTTATATTCCAAAGTCGACAATAATTGGACTCCCAAACAGTGCGAGAATATTAATGGGGTTGTTTCTAAGTTTTCAATATTGGTAGGCTGATGCTGGGCCAACGTCAATACCAATGTTTGAAGCACGCAGCTCCCATTTTTTCCCCTCATCCTTCAATTTCATTACATAACTGATAAAAAAACCACTAGTGCAAAAAAAGCTGCtttaaagctttttttttttttttttttattttcagtgCCGACGACTTGAGAATTTACCCTACTCTTACGTTATGTCCTAAACCTATACATACTGTGGCCAACCAAGCTTTGTTTTTTTTGTCTTTTGATATCTTTCTTGAGTTGTAGATGCAAAGCAAAGTTCATGTTTTTATAAGGAAAAAGGTTCAGTTTTTGGGGGAAGTTGATGAAACCCCCCCACTTTGATTTTCATCTCCACCTTTGGAATCCATGTTTCTGGGTGGAAAATTGTAGAATGAAGGGGGAATCACAAACCCATTTGTATTCAAGGCTTGATTTGGGTAACATGATCTCTCTGAATTCTGTttgtctatttatttatttatagattCAGAATTGTTTCTTTTTGTTTCCTTGAATATTGATTTGTAGCTTAATTTGTTGGGGAGGGGGGGAGGAATCTTAATAACCCCGAAGAATAAATAACTGACACTGCCATGTTACCCGAAACTTGTGGTTCTAGCTTGTTTCTTGCGTTACCTGATGATGTGTTTGCTATCATATCACGGTCCCTTTCACTAAAGGATATGTGTAATCTTAGTATATGTTGCAAAAGTCTATCTGCACTTGTAGCCTCTGAAAAGATTTGGCTCAGTCAATGTGATGTAGTTGGAATTGTGCCTACAAGGGACCTAGTGGAGTGGAGGGAAGGTGTAGTATCTTATAAGGCGCTTTGTCGCTTCCTTGTTAGAGTAAAGCCATTAATTGGGATTTGGGTTCACCAGAATCCTGAGCTTGGCAATGTAGTCTATGTAATGCCTGGTTTTGTTTCTGTTGTTGGATGTCGAATAATTCCGCAAGAGCTTGGCCCGTTAGGAATCGAGGATGGCCCCATTCTGTGGGCACCAGTGTTTGAAATTATTGGTGATTTTGATGGTTCTACCACGTTTCTTCTTCACGGTAGGGAGAAAGGATGTGACTTTTTATATCCTGGTTTGGTGAAATCCGTGGAGCAGAACTGCAATGTGCTATTTCTTGAGGTTGAGCCTAGAGAAAAAAGGAATGGATGTAAATTGTTGCCTAGTAAGAGCTTTACTCATCATTCCACTGAGGAGATTTCAAGAAAGGTTTGTAGATCAAATAGTGGTTTATCGAGATCACAACAGGTCTCTGGACGGAGCGAGGCTGTAGTTCCTTTTAGTCGGTTAGCTTTTGGTGATAGAAGAACGTTGCTTGAGACTGTCACCGGCCAAGTTCGTCTAATGGTTACTGATTCTATACGTGAGCCTCTATTTCCACGATTGAGGGAGGACGCAGAGAATTTCCAAAAAGATTTGATACTTCTGTTGCAGCGAAGATCGTCGCTTCTTCAGATGTATAAATTTGGTAGTGATCACAGTTGCACAGATTTGAATGAGAGTACTGCGATTTCTGCTGGTCCTATTCAGTTGGAACTCAGTGACATTAGAAAGAGCCTTGACCGTTCTAGTTCTAGTTCTACTTCTACTTCTACTTCTCTGAATGGAGATGATGGTCAGACACATGGCAACAATAGGAAAAGTATAGGTGGGTACTTCAGAGCCAGCATTAAGCAAATTCTTCGGAAATCTAGTTCTCTCAATGGTGGTCGAGCAATGTCAAGACTTAATTCTTCTAGCGGTGAGAATAGGCATGCTCTACTtcatgaatttctaaattcagggGATACTATAGGGCTGACATTGCATGCAACGACAATGAAGTTATCAGCTTATCGAGCTTGGCCTAATATGCATGATACACAGTTTGCTCTTTACAAGCTGCCCATGCGGGTTCCTACGGAGGACCAAGAGTATGCTGGTTTATGGGGAGGAACATTTGGTTGGCCTCCAGGAAGGCCAACTGAAGACAAGCCTGGGAAAGCTCTGTTCTTTCTTTTGCTCTCTTACGAAGAGACAGATGGAAAACGGTCTCTCATTGCAACTAAAATATTGGAAGGCACCCACTATGTTCTGCACCCCAATGGTTCTGCAATGTTCATAGTGAATATTGATGAACCTTCACTTGACCCATTTCCTTGGGATAGTGATGCAGATTCGCATCCTGTCAGTGTGAAGCATGCTTTCATGGGAGAAGGTATTGCAAATGGATATGGTTTTAGATATCCTGGCTCAAAGCCTGGCTCTCTTTTTGTTATTCAAAATGGTCTGCTTGCCTTCATATGGAAGGAATCCAGGGCTGTCTTGACCCTGCAAAGACTCAACTTGCAAGATCTTTTGAAGAAAGGTGAACAGGTGCCTGCTTTACCTCCAGTTGCCAACTTTTCATATTTGACCAAATCCTACTCAAATGTGTTTGCGGGGTTCTCAAACACCTCAACGTGTTCATCTTCATTAAGGTTTGTGTTATATCCTATAGAAGAATGTTTTAAATCTTTTTTTCCCCAAACTGCTCCTTAGCTAATGAATGTTGTCCTTCGTTTGCTCTATTTATTGCACTCATGCTGTACTTAATTCATAAACAAGGAAATTCTTTTTTGGTTATTTGGCATGAGAATAACAATGATATTGAATTCTGTTTTTTTAGTAGTGTGAGGGGTGGGGGAAGTGACAGCTAAACAAACAACTCAATTAATGTTGCGCTTTATATACTGCTATGAGTTCCCAGTtgctatttatttttcaattgcaTCCTGACAAGGCTACAAGCCTACAACTGCTATGAGTCTCTTCTTGTTACTATCtaactttctttttcttctgaGCTTCTGGTTTGTTTACTTTATGAGTGAAAAAAATACTTATATTTTATGAGTTAGGGCCTTTTAGAGTATGTCTTGTTTATTGGAGAACTTCTGTCAATTGTTTGACGGCAGAGATTCTAAGGAACTGCTCAGTTCGTGGTATCGTGAATCTGATCTTGCATTTTATTGGCTAAACAACTTTCTCTTGATTTATCATGTTCTGGCTTAGTTTCTTTCTATAGGTCAAGTGAATTAAGTATGGCTTGGTAGGTGGTTTATAAATTTAACCTGGCttttactttggtaatttttgGACATAATTTTCGATTAACTGTTAAATTTCTATTCACTCTTAGCATATGCACCATGTTAGGTTCAGCTTTGCAGTCTTTTTGTATTTGTTTCTCACTTCACTTGAAATGTATATAGGTAATAGTTTTTTATTTTCTGATTTTGTTGGTGCAGAATAAAATTATGCATTTTACATTCAACATTCTGTCATTGTTCATATAAATTTATGTTAACGTATCGTGTTGAAGggtaaaaaaacaaagaaaacgaCCCCTATATGTTCAGGCCCAGATAAAGAATATTTTACTTATGGCAAGTTTTGTGAGCCTTTGAAATGAATCAATGTAACATCTTTGTTTTATGAAAGTTTGTTTACTTTTCTTTGAAGCTTGGGATGCATCTAGGATTAGTTCTTACAAGCACTAGTTCTAATTCGATAACTGTTGCTTTCTTGTATAATGTTCTGCAAATAATCATCTGTGGTTGCCCCATGTTTCTTTGGCAGGCAAAGGCATATCTAGGTCACCGATGGGACTAGAATAGTTGCAAATACTCAACTATTGTTTCCATGCCAATACGTCATGTAGAGCCGGGGCTAGTTTGCTGCTACTTGTGACTCGAGAGTGTCAGGTTTCAGGTTGTTTCCGAGACGATAAATCCGTTTCTCCGACACAACGAGGGTTATCTCCTTATGTTCGTTACAAGAGATTATTAGGTCATTCCTGTACTTCAGGTAaagatatatatatctatatatgtaGTCTACAATGGAGAGACATCGTATTTTGAAGATATGGTACAAGTTTTTTCCCCATTAACTTTTGAGCagtaccttttttttttctttttattgctTTGGATCTTACATTGACATACTTTTACCATATGAAGAGTTGTAATAAGGATATCTTATTCGTAACTCACCTTCCCTCTCTTCTATTCCTCTACTTTCTCCGAGAAAGGAAAGCCGGTTGAAGCTGTTGATAACCCATAAAATGAATGTTTTCATGTGTAAACTGGCGTGTGAGGGAACTAAATGATATTAGCAGTTTCCAATTATCCAAGGGTATACCAGGATCTTGGTTGAATTTTTTTGCAGCGCAAGCGGTGTTGATATTGTACCGATGTGAAGTAGAGATAGAAGGCAAGGGGAAGAGAAAAGAGATGCTATGTTTGTGATTATTATGCATCTATTATTAATAGTAGAACCCTTCAATGTATTAATTTACTTATCAGAACTATTGTTTCGCTTTACTATTCTACTTGTATGCTTATAATTCTATATGCCTATAAAACCATGATTACATGGCTTATTATGTTAATTCATGCAGGCTTCTTATTGGCCAAGTTTGGAAATCAACAAAGAATGGATATTAACATTTTATTTTCATGGTTAAATGCAAAATCCAGTTTTTTTAATGAAATGTATGTAGAGACCAAAGTTGTTTAAGGGGGCTGCATTTACATGCGTTGCAACTGAGGGTCACATGAACTAACAATCACTTCTTCTCAATTAGACAATTGAGAatgacaacccaaaattcatGAACGAGTGGACTAGAGGTGGAGGATGACACCGCAAATGGATAGATAAAAACTAATCTCCAAGTTGGCACAGAGTGGGACAATGTAGTTCTGGAATGCAAGAGACTGCTGTATTGAAGATCCAAAGGAGGATTGATTTAATCAACTAAACTTTCCTCATAATGTTCGATAATGCATTTCAATGCACTTGAACTCCTGTCTTGTATTAGCAACAATGTTCATACCAATCGAGTTATGACTCAATCGGCTGAattgtattttttaaaaacaaaacaataaaattataattaaatcttAAAAACTGTGAAACTATAAATTAATacaatactaaaatttaatttttgcaacttaaaatttataataataaaattataatttaaggtTAAAAATTTCTTTTGACTTCACCGTTGAAGAAGACCATATATTGCACAGTTGTCTCTAGATCTAATATGCAATTTATTACGTGCCTGTTGGCTGTTAATTGCCTAGTTGGGCCTCGGCAAATGGGTAAACAACCCGACAATAGTAGAAGACAAATAAGAAAACCCACCAATGATTGTTAAGAAACATTAGCCTAAAGATGATAGCTATAGCCATAAAATGAAATTTCTTTGTGAGTCCCTCATGTTATCACATGTTGTATGTTCAAACCATTCTTTTATAGGTAAAAAGAAGAGATTTCATAGAACTAACTTTAATATGATCGTGACACCTATATTCGACTTAGTCGTCAAGTTCGAGTAAAGACCCTTCATTCGTTGccaaaataacttgaattaaTTTGCATTTCAATAGTCGTTAAGAATTTCAAACATTAATGCATCATAACAACACTTTCACAATGGCTAAAAATAATTTCGAGTCATTTAAAATGATTTAGAAACATTTTAAAACAAGTTCTAGGTGTTTGGAGGTGATTGAGATAAAATTTAGGTCTCTGAGAGTCAAACAACTCAAAACAGGAGAGGGACTTTTGTCTGACTCAGTTGTATCGGTATAAGTGGGTACTTATGCCGATAAATCTAGTTGGTACCGTCCATTGTTGGCTATTGACTTACTTGTTTTGATGCATCTAACCACTTGTACTTAAACACGTTTGTTAGGACCCAAAATGACCCCTAAAGTCGCCTAGTTTGGCTAAAAAAATTACCAtttcatttctaaacatcatgggacattaaaaacatgttttaattcaagcatattcAAACACATAATTATTAACATGATCATAACATTTCCAATTTCCAACATCAACATCACGAACTTGGCATGCAAGCAACATTTGAATCATGTCATACACAATAATTAAggtcatgcatttcatcatatcTATATAATTACATCTTTGCACACCTTTATACGTATATAATCATGATTAGGTTACCAATTCATAACATTGCAAATACCAAAACAACAAAAGGGACTCCAAAACTAGGTTTTGACGCTAGGTACATACCAACTTAAACAAAGCATACAAAAGGTTATACGCACTTGGGTGAGTTGAGAAGTGAGTCCTGGATGTTGTTGAATTTCTCGAATCCTCGAGACTTAAATGTTACTTGtgcacaaaaacaaaaaaatcctTATGTTGAGCAAAAGAGTTGGTGGTGCTAACATGATTTGAAAGCAATGCATATACGAATCAAGTACATAATTTAGTTATCCAAATAATTTATAAGCAAAAGAGCTCAATGGTTCTAACATGATTTGAAAGCAATGCATATACAAATCAAGTGTCAAAATTAGTTATCCAAATGATTTATAAAcatgctattattattattattgcctCATGGTCCATTTCATTACAACTTCATATAATCCATTATTCAATTTAAGTTCTAAATGTTAACTTATCGTTATGCCTTTGAGACTTTACATTTTGATATTTAGTATCTATATATGAAAACAAATCATAATATCAATGTTATCTCAATAATTTTTATAAACATATGACATTCTCATATTACTATCTCTATCTCATTTTCATCGATTGAGTAGTTTAACTCATTTTCATAGTATCATCGGCCTTTAGGGCTTGTACTAATTTTCATATAATCTTTCACATATTATATTTCAATGCTTTAACATTTGTATACAATTACCCAAATCAACATGAACTATTCAATATCTAATATCAATTAACATATCCAATTACATATTACACAATTTATAATCTGTATTAACCGAGCGCAAACTCAAGACGAATACACGAATTTAAACCCTAAACACTCCATGTTAAGCACCAAAGTGTTAGTCAGGCAAAGATGCACTAATCCCTTTAACACTTCACAATATTAATTGCATCAAAATGTTAGCATCAATCGCACCGAAGTGCCAATAACAATCACTTTGAGTGTCAGTAAGCTCCCACCAACGATGTATATGGATCCTATGGCATACCAACTATACTCAACTCTATCTGAGATTGTTTAATAAGGTATTCACCATTTCAATGTATACAAGTTTACATATCAATTAACAATCACATGAAATTTTTATATCATTTGCATTTCATtatcatgctttcatatatcAATCATCTAGTGTATCACATATCCATTTAACATGCTTGCATTTAACTAATTCTTATATCAATTTCATTCAAACATACTTAGCATTTAATCACATACATTTCATCACTTTTCACTAATTCAACATGATACAATATGCTTACCATTCATGAGACAAATTATCTTTTTATTAccttaattaaattaatacttATTAGGCTCAGTGTTGAAATCAAAATCATGAAAGCACAAGTTGAAATGGAGTTTCTCGATTACAACCTTTGTTTTTCCTTTCTCCCTTAATGCCCTAGCACCACCTTTAGCTACGTATGATAAATCTGATTACGGAAAGAATATTATTTTCACACATGACACATGGGAACACATCAATAATTCATGAAATGCCatatattcattttagtccctctaAGCCTAATGTTTGAAATGCTTGTATCTATCGATATTCTTTATCAAATAAAAATCTGACTTCATATTCATTCATTAGGGACCTCATAATTTCAATCCATAACATAATTTCCTAACAGCTTTCATTTTATTCACTTTGGTTACTAATAACATAAAGCGAACTATAAAGCTTAACTTAATTTCAAGCCTAGTCCATTACTTTCCACTATGTTCTAACATGGTTATAACTTATTCTAAACATATCATTCAAGAATTCATCACttctgtaatggcctaaattcaaggttatcggaacaatggtttcgtaactatagatccgatttaaagagaaatttattttaattttttgcttgaaaattgatatgataggaaaatcgtatgaaaatattgatagaaaaattttaccaatttagtgattagatagaaaaagaaattattgaagaaattgggtaaaaacaaggtatcgagacctctatctcgtaaaaccgagtaaaaaataattttataaatatttatgaaatgttattaatgtggtattaaaatttcgttaggaaattttaatgtttgggtagtcaattaaatgaaaaggattaaattgtaataggtgtaaaagttgctagagtgattaaatagcttaagagtctaatgagaaaggatttaaaaggaaattagacccaaaagttatttgggctggacggaaatggtatgaaatcagcagaaaaattgataaattaagggtaaaattggaatattgcaaaattaactaaataatgctaggactaaataggaaatatctagatttctcttcatttctcttcaattccagcagctaaaaacgccataggagggttctataagctgatatttcataattttttcaaaaattgagttaatccttgcctttttcttgtaatttttgtgtttctaaaacttttacaactaggtcctactattaaattcattagtttttgatttcatggatgaaattgaaaatcaccatggttgagtgctgtaattttatgatgaaatagaatgaaattaaagctttaatttgtttatgagatgattttattaggcaatttcaatggaaattgatttttaggacctaattgtgaaaatgtttggaattaaagtctattgctgaaattctgattcctaaaggttgtaaactactttaaggtgatagaataaaatgttaattgagaaaaatcagctcaattgagaggctaattgagtagggacgaaattagcatttattaaaagcttaggggaaaaatggtaataaacagcttgcacaaaaacagtttggacagcagcagtagactaactttgaaaaatcaccataaattttataaatcgaattagaagatgaaaaaaatattgaattaaatcttattgagtctagtttctcatagaagaaatattgtaagcaatgaatttgtaaattttgagataagaattttgtgagacaaggtcagaatgaattcgggttcccctattctgactttgaaaaattataaaaaattgaataaaaataattagggacttaaatttatatgtctagaattctgaatgagtctatttttaatagaaataaacgagaacatcatttgaattctgtataaagagataatttatttttagtgaagaagggtcagaactgttagacaatagaacaggggtgactttgaagaataaattgtactgattggctaaaccaaaaattctgaaaattttatggtaaaaatatatatgagtctagtttcatggaaaattaacggatcttaatttggagttctgtagctcaaattataaataatttagtgactatgactcaagtagatagctttgaatgaactataaataatagttgaattatagagaatgttgcatatgaacatgaaatgtattaaattgataattaaatttatttatttagatccagaagattcaaatatgaagctagatcgaggaaaggaaaaagttcgggattagtagagttttactgtttacaaacaagtatcaaggtaagttcgtataacttgaattatattcttaaatgcttgagattgtatgttattgatgtgaatttgatttgagtgttcattgtatgaaaattaatgaaacattgatatatttgataaaatgggaagaaatcccggttgaatgaaaggaaaattcgatggatctctgaaaaggaattgacggtaaaaaggatctagtccgaacgggtgatcctatcctgatatagccctcccaaagaatatgtgtaaaatggatttagcccgaatgggcaatccgaat contains these protein-coding regions:
- the LOC108460773 gene encoding F-box protein At5g39450, encoding MLPETCGSSLFLALPDDVFAIISRSLSLKDMCNLSICCKSLSALVASEKIWLSQCDVVGIVPTRDLVEWREGVVSYKALCRFLVRVKPLIGIWVHQNPELGNVVYVMPGFVSVVGCRIIPQELGPLGIEDGPILWAPVFEIIGDFDGSTTFLLHGREKGCDFLYPGLVKSVEQNCNVLFLEVEPREKRNGCKLLPSKSFTHHSTEEISRKVCRSNSGLSRSQQVSGRSEAVVPFSRLAFGDRRTLLETVTGQVRLMVTDSIREPLFPRLREDAENFQKDLILLLQRRSSLLQMYKFGSDHSCTDLNESTAISAGPIQLELSDIRKSLDRSSSSSTSTSTSLNGDDGQTHGNNRKSIGGYFRASIKQILRKSSSLNGGRAMSRLNSSSGENRHALLHEFLNSGDTIGLTLHATTMKLSAYRAWPNMHDTQFALYKLPMRVPTEDQEYAGLWGGTFGWPPGRPTEDKPGKALFFLLLSYEETDGKRSLIATKILEGTHYVLHPNGSAMFIVNIDEPSLDPFPWDSDADSHPVSVKHAFMGEGIANGYGFRYPGSKPGSLFVIQNGLLAFIWKESRAVLTLQRLNLQDLLKKGEQVPALPPVANFSYLTKSYSNVFAGFSNTSTCSSSLRQRHI